A window of Oryza glaberrima chromosome 2, OglaRS2, whole genome shotgun sequence genomic DNA:
GTGGTGATGAGCCATGGATACATGAGTTCATCTACCAGGGTTAATATCCTAATGCCTATGGATATCACACAGACATGATTACGCTTTTAATATTTTGTAGGATTTTAGTGAGTCTAGAGATTTACCATTGGTCTTATTCTATTTAAACAAGTGTTAAGGGATGTATTCGTGAGCGTATGATATGTGAGAGTGCAGTGGTGTGTGTTACATgtaatccaaagaagaaaatataagACTATCCATTCATAGATTTGAATGGTTAGTTTGTAGCTCCAAAATTAATCTAGCCACACCATGCTGTGCTGAGCAGAGTGGCTGTGACACAAACTATTCTTAGCCCTCGGCGATCGCGCGTtttctcccccctccctctccctttctctaGCCATGCACATGCAAAAGCATAGCCACCCACTGCCTTCTCCCCCCACCCCGCGTCGCGCCAcggtcaccgtcgccggccaccgccccgccccgccgagccgagccgaagCGCCATGGCGCGGCCTCGGCCGCCCGGCCtcatcgccgtcgctgccgccgccgccctcgtcgcctGGTGTCTTTGCGggcctgcctccgccgccggcgccgccggtggcgaggcgggcggcggcggcggcggcggcgctgggcccGAGGGCGACGTGCTGATCGCGTTCCGGGAGACGCTGCGGGGGCCggacggcgcgccgccggggcCGCTGCGAGCGTGGGGCACGCCGGCGGTGCCGTGCCGCGGCAAGGCGTCGCAGTGGTTCGGCGTGTCGTGCCACGGGAACGGCAGCGTGCAGGGGCTGCAGCTGGAGCGGCTGGGCTTGTCGGGCGCGGCGCCCGACCTGGGCCTGCTCGCCGCGCTCCCGGGGCTCCGCGTGCTCAGCCTCGCCAACAACGCCATCGCCGGCGCGTTCCCCAACGTGTCGGCGCTCGCCATGCTCAAGATGCTCTACCTCTCCCGCAACCGCTTCTCCGGCGTCGTCCCCGACGGCACCTTCCACACCATGCGCGGCCTCCGcaagctccacctctcctccaaCGAGCTCTCCGGCCCGATCCCCAGCTCCATCACCTCGCCGCGGCTGCTCGAGCTGTCGCTCGCGCACAACCAGTTCAACGGGCCATTGCCGGACTTCTCCCAGCCGGAGCTCCGCTACGTCGACGTCTCCAGCAACAACCTCTCCGGCCCTATCCCCGAAGGCCTCAGCCGCTTCAACGCCAGCATGTTCTCAGGTACGCAGATCTCGATCGATCACgacgtcttcttcttcctcctcctccgattcACGCCATTGATCGATTCTTGAtcttggatttggatttgggtTTGATCAGGTAACGAGTATCTCTGCGGCAAGCCGCTCGACACGCCCTGCGACAAGCTCGCCTCGCCGTCGAACATGTCGACGTTCATGACCATCGCCGTCGTGCTCATCGTCGTCGGCGTgatcctcgccgcggcggggaTCGCGACGGGGGTCATCGGCCGCAGgaggcggaagcggcggcggcgacgccccgGGCCCGGCGAGCCCGGCGGCGACCAGACGCCCTCCAACCCGAAGCTCCACACCGCGCCGGCCGTGAACATCAACCGTggatccgccaccgccgccgcctccaccgccgccgcagctggaACGTCGgcctctggcggcggcggcggcgcggcggcgaagcgagGGGGGAGACGGGACGAGCACGGGCGGCTGGTGTTCGTCCAGGAGAGCCGGAAGCGGTTCGAGATCGAGGACCTGCTGCGTGCGTCGGCGGAGGTGCTCGGCAGCGGCAACTTCGGGTCGTCGTACAAGGCGACGCTCCAGGAGCGCCCCGCCGTGGTGGTGAAGCGGTTCAAGGACATGAACGGCGTCGGGCGCGAGGACTTCTCCGAGCACatgcgccgcctcggccgcctctCCCACCCCAAcctcctccccgtcgtcgcCTACCTCTACAAGAAAGACGAGAAGCTCCTCATCACCGACTACATCACCAATGGCAGCCTCGCCCATTTCCTCCACGGTAACCAACCATTCATTCCTCAATCTCGCAACACCATTTCGTCTTACCGACAAGCATTTAATTCCAAGAAATATCATCGATAAGTGCGAGTTACATAAATCGATAAgtacgttttgactttggtcaaaatcaaactattttaagtttgactaagtttatagacaaatatagtataatatttataatattaaattagtgtcatcaaatcaataattgaatatattttcataataaatttgttttgggttgaaaatgctactacttttttctataaacttaattaaacttaaagcacatcttataacctgaaatggagagagtatcgTACATGCGACTTTGTTCCAGAAAAATCATCATTGTAAGAGTTTTGTTCATCCCGCACCGTTGAATGCACCGTTTATCATAACTAGTGATAATAGTATTTCTGGAACAAAATAGCTTGTACGATCGATGGCATTTCTTATAATTGAACGCTTGTCttggatttttttctcttttttggcATAATGAATTGAGGTGAGATTTTTGTAACAGGGAATCGGGGATCGGAGTTGGATTGGGGGAAGAGGCTGAGGATAATCAGGGGGACGGCGAGGGGGTTGGGGCACCTGTACGACGAGCTGCCGATGCTGACGGTGCCGCACGGCCACCTCAAGTCGTCGAACGTGCTGCTCGACGGCGACATGGAGGCGGTGCTGTCGGACTACGCGCTGGTGCCGGTGGtcacggcgagcgcggcggcgcaggtgatGGTGGCGTACAAGGCGCCGGAgtgcgtcgcggcggcggcggccggcaagcCGTCGAAGAAGAGCGACGTGTGGAGCCTCGGGATCCTCATCCTCGAGGTGCTCACCGGCAAGTTCCCGGCGAACTACCTCCGCCAGGGGCGGCAGGACAACGCCGACCTCGCCGGCTGGGTCAGCTCCGTCGTCAGCGAGGAGCGCACCGGCGAGGTGTTCGACAaggacatggccgccgccggcgccggcgccgaggacgaCATGCTCAAGCTGCTCCACGTCGGCCTCGGCTGCTGCGACGCCGACGTCGACCAGAGGTGGGAGCTCAAGACGGCGATCGCGCGCATCGAGGAGATCAGGGTTCCggaccccacccccacccccgccgccgccgctgacgccgccgagccctcgccgtcgacgacgacgacgacgaactccGGCGAGACCCGGTCGTAACGTAACCCAATACACACGCGTATACGAAATCAAGCAGCTCCAATGATCGCCTCTTGGTCAACGGTCAGCGCCTTGCATGCGTGCCACGTGGCATGGTACTGTGAGCTATTGCATGGGCGAAATTGATTGGTGGTTAATGAGCTAAGCATGAAGATTATAATTTAACCCAactgatgcatgcatggaaaaTTCGAGCGTGTGTAGAATTAATTTTGGCAGAAATTGGTTTAGCTTAATTTAATGAAGGGATATATATGGCTAGCTAAGTtagtaattttttattttgctgtaCTGATTAGAGTGTAAGAGTTAGGAAATTAAGATGTTgggatattttttcttttcctttttttcttctttcatatATACATACAAATTTGTTGTTACACTGGAATTTGTTGCTAGCTCGTAGTTTAAGCTCCTTGCTAGCTTGTAGTTTAAGCCCCTTGTATAAACTTTCGAAGTATAAAATTCTCAGATTTTTGCCATAGATTCGTGTGAAGATTTGCCTCTTGTACTTCACCTTTTCCGATATTGGTTTTGCTATTTCACTTATATGATAGAATTTTAGATTCATGTCTTTCGATTTTTCATTGTAAGATCTTGCATCAAGATTATTGTAGATTCAATTTGTAGTTACATTCAAATAGAGAGCATTTATACTTGGTTATAGAATACTTACACTCAGTTACAGAACATTTACATTATGTTACAATcaccaaaattaaattttgcaacAGTTTGTCTCTAGATTTTgtccttttttattttactcAAAAGGGACTATATCCattgattaaaaaatatataaaatttgaagccTCAAATCTGGCATAGTTCCTTCCAATATTCTTCGAAGACACCTTTTCCAATCCAGTTCGTCTCTAACGAGTAGCTTGGGTAGTAAGTGGTTGAGATGGGCCGAGATGAGGTCCACAACATGACGACCTCATTGAACAAGGGCCTCACATTATGTGGGCCGAGGAAGCCCATAAACGGGAATGCGAGCtgcgtgcaaaaaaaaataaaaaaaaaggaaaatattaaaGAAATTGCTTCTCTCTCGCGCATGCGCCCTGGGCgttggccggccggccgccggcgaggtgtcgtcggcgccgggcccgccggccgccgcgctagCCGGAGACACTACTAGTAGTCAgtagcccgccgccgctgtaTTCCCTACTGGCGTGTCGTCGTCTGAGTCCCAATTCCCAACAGCAACGGCTGCACGCACCCAAGGTGTTCGAGGGATTGCCACGCCGGTGGCCGGCCCAAGTCTCCGGCAAATCTCCGTCCTTCTCCGGGGGGCCTCGCCGGTAAGCCGCGGCATAGCGGCGGAAAGCTCGATCGAATGGCCCAGGCGCTGCAGATACTGTGCTGGGTTCAGAGGCAGCATACGCTCGCCATGGCTGCTCATTGGCTGTCCGGACCTTGAAGCCATAGAAAGATCTGCTTGCTGTAGGCTGCACAAGGTGGCGCGGATGAATGTATGCATGATCGCCTCTTCATCCAATCTGAGCATCAGGTATGGATTTCAAATTATCCACCGGACTTGGGTGCAGGATTTTGCGTTTTGTGTTTTCCTCGCTTCTTGGGTTTCTCCGATATCTGATGGAGAATATCAGGCAGCTGCTGATATAAAAGACTCAGATAGTGAGTACTCAGTTTGAGCGGAACCTCACTTTCAACCTGATATAAAAAAGAcagtcaaaattttggcagtaGCTagacaaaacatttttttttagaggcAGATCAACATTACTATTGACCCGGCTTTTGGGAGAAAGCCAAATGTGAAATCAGGAACCAGACAGAACATATAGTTTTGAGTTCCGTAAATATTAttgtcaatatatatatatattccctccgtttctaaatatttgacgctgttaatttttttaaatatgtttggccgttcgtcttattcaaaaagtttaagtaattattatttcctatcatttgattcattgttaaatatacttatatgtatacatatagttttacgtatttcacaaaagttttgaataagacgaacggtcaaacatgtgctaaaaagtcaacggtgtcaaatatttagaaacggaaggagtatatgaTTTTGGACTCTCAGAAGAATAAATTCCTAACGAACTTTTGTTGGTACAAGAATTCAAAATAGAT
This region includes:
- the LOC127761634 gene encoding pollen receptor-like kinase 4, with the translated sequence PEGDVLIAFRETLRGPDGAPPGPLRAWGTPAVPCRGKASQWFGVSCHGNGSVQGLQLERLGLSGAAPDLGLLAALPGLRVLSLANNAIAGAFPNVSALAMLKMLYLSRNRFSGVVPDGTFHTMRGLRKLHLSSNELSGPIPSSITSPRLLELSLAHNQFNGPLPDFSQPELRYVDVSSNNLSGPIPEGLSRFNASMFSGNEYLCGKPLDTPCDKLASPSNMSTFMTIAVVLIVVGVILAAAGIATGVIGRRRRKRRRRRPGPGEPGGDQTPSNPKLHTAPAVNINRGSATAAASTAAAAGTSASGGGGGAAAKRGGRRDEHGRLVFVQESRKRFEIEDLLRASAEVLGSGNFGSSYKATLQERPAVVVKRFKDMNGVGREDFSEHMRRLGRLSHPNLLPVVAYLYKKDEKLLITDYITNGSLAHFLHGNRGSELDWGKRLRIIRGTARGLGHLYDELPMLTVPHGHLKSSNVLLDGDMEAVLSDYALVPVVTASAAAQVMVAYKAPECVAAAAAGKPSKKSDVWSLGILILEVLTGKFPANYLRQGRQDNADLAGWVSSVVSEERTGEVFDKDMAAAGAGAEDDMLKLLHVGLGCCDADVDQRWELKTAIARIEEIRVPDPTPTPAAAADAAEPSPSTTTTTNSGETRS